In Bordetella holmesii ATCC 51541, the following proteins share a genomic window:
- a CDS encoding bacterial regulatory helix-turn-helix, lysR family protein: MQVFVEVADRGSLSAAATQLDMSRAMVSRYLAELEEWVGVRLLHRTTRRLSLTPAGAETLPRCRRMLDMVGDMRDAVATPEAMPRGMLRMSASPSFGNSQLVPVVADFVRRYPGTAVDLLLVDRLVDLVEERVDLAVRITNEVDPNLIARRLADCRSVVCGSDTYFEHRGVPSRVEDLAFHNCLTHSYHGHGLWRFLREGETVDVSVNGSITANEAQVLMGAALHGAGIALLPTYLAVPEIVSGRLRSILGDSEPQVLGVYGVYASRRQMPLVLRTMLDFLVERLGHEPWDTLLAGQKM, from the coding sequence ATGCAGGTCTTTGTTGAGGTCGCTGATCGTGGCAGTCTGTCGGCAGCGGCAACCCAGCTGGATATGTCGCGCGCCATGGTGTCGCGTTATCTGGCGGAGCTGGAGGAGTGGGTCGGGGTGCGGTTATTGCATCGGACGACCCGGCGTCTGAGCTTGACCCCTGCTGGGGCGGAGACGCTGCCGCGTTGCCGGCGCATGCTCGACATGGTGGGCGATATGCGGGATGCCGTGGCGACTCCCGAAGCAATGCCCAGGGGCATGCTGCGCATGAGCGCCTCGCCGTCGTTCGGCAATAGCCAGTTGGTGCCGGTGGTGGCCGATTTTGTCAGGCGCTATCCCGGTACGGCGGTGGACCTCCTGTTGGTGGATCGATTGGTCGACTTGGTGGAGGAGCGGGTGGATCTGGCCGTGCGCATCACGAATGAGGTGGATCCGAATCTCATTGCCCGCCGTCTGGCGGATTGTCGGTCGGTCGTCTGCGGCAGTGATACTTATTTCGAACATCGAGGGGTCCCGTCGCGGGTGGAGGATCTGGCATTTCACAATTGCCTGACCCATTCGTACCATGGTCATGGACTATGGCGGTTCTTGCGGGAGGGTGAAACGGTCGACGTGTCTGTCAACGGCAGCATCACGGCCAATGAGGCGCAGGTGTTGATGGGCGCCGCGTTGCATGGCGCGGGCATCGCGTTGTTGCCCACCTATTTGGCCGTGCCCGAAATCGTGTCTGGCCGCCTTCGCAGCATTCTTGGTGACAGTGAGCCCCAGGTTCTGGGGGTGTACGGGGTCTATGCCTCGCGACGCCAAATGCCTTTGGTGCTGCGCACCATGCTGGATTTTCTGGTTGAGCGTCTCGGGCATGAGCCGTGGGATACGCTATTGGCCGGCCAGAAAATGTAG
- the scpB gene encoding segregation and condensation protein B has translation MLETALLCASQPMQLTEMHRLFGEDPEMTNAMLRGWLETLQEQWQERGMELAHLASGWRFQSRPSMQRYLERLNPERPPKYSRAVLETLAIVAWRQPVTRGDIEDIRGVTVSSQIVKALEDRGWIEVIGHRDAPGRPALFGTTRQFLDDLGLRALDELPPLESSQAAAALAGLDLGGTEIQLEEIVAVTSGPVPGTLQLGDETMNADVTVRDGVESHIASESAAEFAAPEASLPEPVDTFADPDAGHPATPEVPVEVPVPEHDRIQPPAEPDETAPPSVPEVEPVQPEPEIAPPQPATPEVPEVPQRSQDQDDNGLAPGKPEPV, from the coding sequence GTGTTGGAAACGGCGCTTTTGTGCGCCAGCCAGCCTATGCAATTGACCGAGATGCACAGGCTTTTTGGCGAAGATCCAGAGATGACCAACGCCATGTTGCGAGGGTGGTTGGAGACATTGCAGGAGCAATGGCAGGAGCGGGGTATGGAGTTGGCCCATCTGGCCAGCGGGTGGCGGTTTCAGAGCCGTCCCTCCATGCAGCGTTACCTCGAGCGTCTCAATCCCGAGCGGCCACCGAAGTATTCGCGCGCGGTGCTTGAAACCCTGGCCATCGTCGCCTGGCGCCAGCCGGTCACTCGTGGTGACATCGAAGATATCCGGGGCGTTACCGTCTCGTCGCAGATCGTCAAGGCGTTGGAGGATCGCGGTTGGATCGAGGTTATCGGTCATCGCGATGCTCCCGGGCGTCCTGCCCTGTTCGGCACGACGCGCCAGTTTCTGGATGATCTGGGGTTGCGCGCCCTGGATGAGCTGCCGCCCCTGGAGTCGTCCCAAGCGGCCGCAGCGTTGGCAGGCCTGGATCTCGGAGGTACGGAAATCCAGCTCGAAGAGATCGTCGCAGTGACAAGTGGGCCTGTGCCTGGCACGCTACAACTAGGGGATGAAACAATGAACGCTGACGTAACTGTCCGGGATGGCGTAGAATCTCATATCGCTTCCGAGTCTGCGGCCGAGTTTGCCGCGCCAGAAGCGTCTTTGCCGGAGCCGGTGGATACCTTCGCCGATCCGGACGCCGGGCACCCCGCGACACCTGAGGTGCCTGTGGAGGTCCCCGTGCCGGAACACGACCGGATTCAACCTCCCGCCGAACCTGATGAGACGGCCCCGCCGTCGGTTCCCGAAGTGGAGCCGGTTCAGCCAGAACCCGAAATCGCGCCGCCGCAGCCCGCTACCCCCGAGGTGCCGGAAGTGCCGCAGCGTTCCCAAGACCAAGATGACAATGGGCTTGCGCCAGGCAAGCCCGAGCCAGTTTGA
- a CDS encoding pseudouridine synthase family protein — translation MQDDNSTVDQAPSAEQATAATPEGEGGGRSRGRKLRTPFRRRRADAASEENKDATPVAESAPAEAPRGGDNARQAEREADEALSYLDKAARSEQRLGKYLNSEAIMPKLHKVLADAGVGSRREMEELIVAGRVSVNGEPAHIGQRVAANDQVRVNGKPISRPNAKKPPRVILYHKPAGEIVSHDDPGGRANVFARLPKLRTGKWLSVGRLDLNTEGLLIFTTSGDMANRIMHPRYGTEREYAVRVLGEMDEAQRNSLVEGIDLDDGKAAFGSFEYLGGDGSNRWYRVTLQEGRNREVRRMFEAVGVTVSRLIRTRFGDLVLPRSLRRGRWEELDASLVSALMVQLGLLREDDESGGRRGKSRQPQSHDSALPPGFGTMEHNGMNGARIGHRGKLQGGRVGASAPCPSDPFGTGLMFTGGYANGHPLGNDAGGKGKPAGAAKGRGRKPAAAAGGSSAAAAAGGAAKPAGSRGAKRPAGGRGKPGANAAAGAAAAGRPAGGKPVGAKPAGNRSAAGKSAAGPKPAGKGAGRPKSAAPKPAGGNKSRPRRSGEGRGDDWQPKGAAAHESRLGVMGGRGGRGDR, via the coding sequence ATGCAGGACGACAATTCCACCGTTGATCAGGCGCCCTCGGCCGAGCAGGCCACCGCGGCTACGCCTGAGGGTGAGGGCGGCGGCCGCAGCCGCGGCCGCAAGTTGCGCACGCCGTTTCGCCGTCGCCGTGCCGATGCTGCAAGTGAAGAGAATAAAGATGCGACCCCTGTGGCCGAATCGGCGCCGGCTGAGGCGCCGCGGGGCGGTGACAATGCCCGCCAGGCCGAGCGCGAGGCGGATGAGGCGTTGTCGTATCTGGACAAGGCAGCCCGCAGCGAGCAACGGCTGGGCAAGTACCTCAACAGCGAAGCCATCATGCCTAAGCTGCACAAGGTGCTGGCCGACGCTGGGGTCGGGTCGCGGCGCGAGATGGAGGAGCTCATCGTGGCGGGCCGTGTGTCAGTCAACGGCGAGCCCGCTCATATCGGTCAGCGCGTGGCGGCAAACGATCAGGTGCGCGTCAATGGCAAGCCGATTTCCCGGCCCAATGCCAAGAAGCCCCCGCGCGTGATTCTGTATCACAAACCGGCCGGCGAGATCGTCAGTCATGACGATCCGGGCGGGCGTGCCAACGTATTTGCCCGTCTGCCCAAGCTGCGCACTGGAAAGTGGCTCTCGGTGGGGCGGCTGGATCTGAACACCGAAGGTCTGCTGATCTTCACGACGTCCGGCGATATGGCCAATCGCATCATGCATCCCCGCTACGGCACCGAGCGTGAGTATGCCGTGCGCGTACTGGGCGAGATGGATGAGGCGCAGCGCAATTCCCTGGTCGAAGGAATCGATCTGGATGATGGCAAGGCTGCGTTCGGTTCCTTCGAGTATCTGGGCGGCGATGGCAGCAACCGCTGGTACCGCGTCACGTTGCAGGAGGGGCGCAACCGCGAGGTTCGTCGGATGTTCGAGGCTGTGGGCGTGACCGTCAGTCGCCTCATACGCACGCGTTTCGGCGACCTGGTGTTGCCTCGCTCGTTGCGTCGTGGCCGTTGGGAAGAGCTGGACGCTTCGCTGGTATCGGCGCTGATGGTGCAATTGGGTCTGTTGCGCGAGGATGACGAATCGGGCGGGCGGCGCGGCAAGTCGCGGCAGCCGCAGTCGCATGACAGTGCATTGCCGCCGGGCTTTGGCACGATGGAACACAATGGCATGAACGGCGCGCGCATTGGTCACCGGGGTAAGTTGCAGGGCGGCAGGGTCGGTGCCTCGGCGCCGTGTCCGTCGGATCCGTTTGGTACGGGCCTGATGTTTACCGGTGGCTATGCCAATGGGCATCCGCTGGGCAATGATGCAGGCGGCAAAGGTAAACCTGCCGGTGCGGCCAAGGGGCGCGGCCGCAAGCCGGCCGCAGCAGCGGGTGGATCGTCTGCTGCCGCGGCAGCAGGTGGGGCGGCCAAGCCGGCCGGCTCGCGGGGCGCAAAGAGGCCTGCTGGCGGGCGTGGCAAACCGGGCGCCAATGCGGCGGCCGGCGCCGCGGCCGCAGGCCGGCCGGCTGGCGGCAAGCCCGTAGGGGCCAAGCCTGCCGGCAATCGTTCTGCGGCGGGTAAGTCTGCTGCGGGTCCCAAGCCTGCCGGTAAGGGGGCAGGACGTCCCAAGAGTGCAGCGCCCAAACCGGCGGGTGGCAATAAATCCCGTCCGCGCCGCAGCGGCGAGGGGCGAGGCGATGATTGGCAGCCCAAAGGCGCGGCGGCGCACGAGTCCCGTCTGGGCGTAATGGGTGGCCGGGGTGGACGCGGCGATCGTTGA
- the nusA gene encoding transcription termination factor NusA, with protein sequence MSREILLLVDALAREKNVTREVVFGALESALASAMKKRFKEDADIRVSIDRETGNHEGFRRWLVVPDEAGLQEPDKQEMLSDAREIAPDLQEGDYIEEPLEPVEFGRIGAQAAKQAILQKIRDAEREQVLNDFLDRGETIISGTIKRMDKGDCIVETGKIEARLPRTEMIPKENLRVGDRVRAFVLRVDHAARGQQVILSRTSPEFIRQLFENEVPEIEQGLLEIKAAARDPGVRAKIAVVAYDKRIDPIGTCVGMRGSRVTAVRNELGGEQVDIVLWSEDPAQFVIGALAPANVESIVVDEDKHAMDVVVDEENLPKAIGARGQNVRLASELTGWQINIMTPEESLNRQENERATLRAAFMDKLDVDEEVADILIDEGFTGLEEIAYVPMQELLEIEAFDEDTINELRARARNALLTEAIAQEERLETAQDLLELDGITPDLAAKLAERGVHTRDDLAELATDELAEIAGMDEQQASDLIMRARAHWFDEE encoded by the coding sequence ATGAGTCGCGAAATTCTTCTGTTGGTTGACGCTCTGGCGCGTGAAAAGAACGTGACGCGTGAAGTCGTATTCGGGGCGCTGGAAAGCGCGCTGGCCTCGGCCATGAAAAAGCGTTTCAAGGAAGACGCCGATATCCGCGTCTCTATCGATCGCGAAACGGGCAACCATGAGGGCTTCCGTCGCTGGCTCGTGGTGCCGGACGAGGCGGGCCTGCAAGAACCAGATAAGCAAGAAATGCTGTCCGATGCGCGCGAAATCGCGCCGGACCTGCAAGAAGGCGATTACATCGAAGAGCCGCTCGAGCCGGTCGAGTTCGGGCGTATCGGCGCGCAGGCGGCCAAGCAGGCCATCCTGCAGAAGATCCGCGACGCCGAGCGCGAGCAAGTGCTCAATGATTTTCTGGATCGTGGCGAGACCATCATCTCGGGCACGATCAAGCGCATGGATAAGGGCGATTGCATCGTCGAGACAGGCAAGATCGAAGCCCGCCTGCCGCGCACTGAAATGATCCCCAAGGAAAACCTACGTGTCGGCGACCGTGTCCGCGCCTTTGTGCTGCGTGTCGATCACGCCGCTCGTGGCCAGCAGGTGATTCTGTCGCGGACCTCGCCGGAATTCATCCGCCAATTGTTTGAAAATGAAGTCCCCGAAATCGAGCAGGGTCTGCTCGAGATTAAGGCGGCTGCCCGCGACCCGGGTGTGCGTGCCAAGATTGCCGTGGTGGCTTACGACAAGCGTATCGATCCCATCGGCACTTGCGTGGGCATGCGCGGATCGCGCGTGACCGCCGTGCGCAACGAGTTGGGTGGCGAGCAGGTCGACATCGTCCTGTGGTCGGAAGATCCCGCTCAGTTCGTCATCGGCGCGCTGGCGCCCGCCAACGTCGAATCCATCGTGGTCGATGAAGACAAGCACGCCATGGATGTCGTGGTCGATGAAGAGAACCTGCCCAAAGCCATTGGCGCCAGGGGGCAGAACGTGCGTCTGGCCTCCGAGTTGACCGGCTGGCAGATCAATATCATGACGCCGGAGGAAAGCCTCAATCGCCAGGAAAATGAGCGTGCCACGCTGCGCGCCGCTTTCATGGACAAGCTGGATGTGGACGAAGAAGTCGCCGATATCCTGATCGATGAAGGCTTTACCGGTCTGGAAGAGATCGCCTATGTCCCCATGCAGGAACTGCTGGAGATCGAGGCTTTCGATGAAGACACCATCAATGAACTGCGTGCCCGCGCCCGCAATGCCTTGCTTACCGAGGCGATTGCCCAGGAAGAACGCCTGGAAACCGCGCAGGATCTGCTCGAACTCGATGGCATAACACCTGACCTGGCTGCCAAACTGGCTGAGCGTGGCGTACATACGCGTGACGATCTGGCCGAACTGGCGACCGATGAGCTGGCGGAGATCGCCGGCATGGACGAGCAGCAGGCCAGCGACTTGATCATGCGTGCGCGTGCGCACTGGTTCGACGAGGAATGA
- the infB gene encoding translation initiation factor IF-2 gives MSSNTVAQFATELKMPANVLLDQLRSAGVDLKSVDDTVTDSDKAKLLDSLRRAHGATDGKKITLTRRQTSEIRQADATGRSRTIQVEVRKKRVFVKRDPAELAAEAAADAQAAAEQAAADVSAEAFDAVEIASQVQEPQPAAADAGVQAQDTKTEPAPADDAPKADTQPEAAAIEPAPQAQVAASPEPEQVAEPIKSQADEAATETPAPTETSAPAPAVKAEAEPQSAQPAASREQSTAQPVEPEAKKESVAAPTTQEAGPESVVQAQNEINSKSPAQAAKSESTQTLSKAELARPQVSADAARRAAAASTAPGAREDARRKAEAEAAALREMLNRPRKVLRAPEPEPAAPSTPALSGTLHKPAGKKDAAAAPKKEGGANKPAAGAGGKKTIKTAEVSSTWSDDASRKKPTDKAATTPATRDGWRAGGKGGGGGKGSRNHGRNQQNDRRNEPAAQEFIAREIHVPETISVADLAHKMSVKAAEVIKQLMKLGQMVTINQVLDQETAMIVVEELGHVAIAAKLDDPEAFLDETPAATEAEVSPRAPVVTVMGHVDHGKTSLLDYIRRAKVAAGEAGGITQHIGAYHVQTDRGSVTFLDTPGHEAFTAMRARGAKATDIVILVVAADDGVMPQTREAIHHAKAAGVPLVVAVNKVDKPDANPERVKQELVAEQVVPEEYGGDVPFVSVSAKTGAGIDELLENVLLQAEILELTAPVEAPAKGLVIEARLDKGRGPVATILVQSGTLKRGDVVLAGASFGRVRAMLDENGKPIQAAGPSIPVEIQGLTEVPAAGDELISLSDERKAREIALFRQGKFRDVKLARQQAAKLESMFDNMGEGKQTLPLIVKTDVQGSQEALVNALTKLSTDEVRVQVVHAAVGGISESDVNLAIASNAVVIGFNVRADQSAKKLAENNGIDLRYYNIIYDAVDEVKAAMSGMLAPEKKEEIIGQVEVREVYTISRIGTVAGCMVLDGLVRRDSQVRLLRNNVVVWTGQLDSLRRFKDDVKEVKSGFDCGLTLRGSNDLQIGDQLEVFEIKEIARTL, from the coding sequence ATGTCGAGTAATACTGTCGCCCAGTTCGCTACCGAGCTGAAAATGCCTGCCAACGTGCTGCTGGATCAGCTGCGTTCGGCCGGCGTTGACCTCAAATCGGTCGACGATACCGTCACCGACAGCGACAAGGCGAAATTGCTCGACTCGCTGCGCCGCGCGCATGGCGCGACCGACGGCAAGAAGATCACGCTGACACGTCGGCAGACTTCTGAAATCCGCCAAGCGGATGCCACGGGTCGTTCGCGTACGATTCAGGTCGAGGTGCGTAAAAAACGCGTCTTCGTCAAGCGCGATCCGGCCGAACTGGCTGCCGAAGCGGCTGCCGACGCCCAAGCCGCTGCCGAGCAGGCTGCCGCAGATGTCTCCGCCGAGGCGTTCGACGCTGTCGAGATCGCGTCCCAGGTCCAGGAGCCGCAACCGGCCGCGGCCGACGCCGGTGTTCAAGCGCAAGACACCAAGACCGAACCGGCTCCGGCCGACGATGCACCGAAGGCTGACACCCAGCCCGAAGCCGCCGCTATCGAACCGGCACCCCAAGCCCAGGTAGCTGCATCGCCTGAGCCTGAGCAAGTTGCTGAACCCATCAAGTCCCAGGCGGATGAAGCCGCCACCGAAACCCCGGCACCGACGGAAACGTCGGCGCCTGCTCCCGCGGTCAAGGCTGAAGCAGAGCCCCAGTCCGCCCAACCCGCGGCTTCCCGCGAGCAATCCACGGCACAGCCGGTCGAGCCCGAAGCCAAGAAAGAATCTGTCGCAGCGCCCACGACTCAAGAAGCCGGGCCCGAATCCGTTGTGCAAGCTCAAAACGAAATAAACTCCAAATCCCCAGCCCAAGCGGCCAAATCCGAATCCACCCAGACGCTGTCCAAGGCTGAGCTGGCACGTCCGCAGGTCTCCGCTGATGCGGCGCGCCGTGCGGCCGCTGCCTCGACGGCTCCCGGCGCTCGCGAAGACGCACGCCGTAAGGCGGAGGCAGAAGCCGCCGCCTTGCGTGAGATGCTCAATCGCCCGCGCAAGGTGCTGCGCGCTCCCGAACCGGAGCCCGCCGCGCCCAGCACGCCCGCGTTGTCTGGCACATTGCACAAGCCTGCAGGCAAGAAAGATGCCGCTGCCGCGCCCAAGAAGGAAGGCGGGGCCAACAAGCCCGCAGCCGGAGCAGGCGGCAAGAAGACCATCAAGACGGCCGAGGTTTCCTCGACCTGGAGCGATGATGCTTCGCGCAAGAAGCCGACTGACAAGGCCGCTACCACCCCCGCTACCCGTGACGGCTGGCGTGCCGGCGGCAAGGGCGGCGGTGGTGGCAAGGGGTCGCGCAACCATGGCCGCAATCAGCAGAACGATCGCCGCAATGAGCCCGCTGCCCAGGAATTCATCGCCCGTGAAATTCACGTGCCTGAAACCATTTCGGTGGCCGATCTGGCGCACAAGATGTCCGTCAAGGCCGCAGAGGTCATCAAGCAACTGATGAAGCTGGGCCAGATGGTCACCATCAACCAGGTGCTGGATCAGGAAACCGCGATGATCGTCGTCGAGGAACTGGGCCACGTGGCGATCGCCGCCAAGCTGGACGACCCGGAAGCCTTCCTGGACGAAACCCCCGCAGCGACCGAAGCGGAGGTGTCTCCGCGTGCTCCGGTGGTTACCGTCATGGGCCACGTCGACCACGGCAAGACCTCGCTGCTGGACTACATCCGCCGCGCCAAGGTTGCCGCGGGCGAAGCCGGCGGTATTACGCAGCACATTGGCGCCTACCACGTCCAGACCGATCGTGGCAGCGTGACCTTCCTCGACACCCCGGGCCACGAAGCCTTTACGGCCATGCGTGCACGTGGCGCCAAGGCCACCGACATCGTGATTCTGGTTGTCGCCGCCGATGACGGCGTCATGCCGCAGACGCGTGAAGCCATCCACCATGCCAAGGCGGCCGGCGTGCCCCTGGTCGTGGCGGTCAACAAGGTGGACAAGCCGGACGCCAACCCGGAGCGCGTCAAGCAGGAGCTGGTTGCCGAACAGGTCGTGCCGGAAGAGTACGGCGGCGACGTGCCGTTTGTATCCGTGTCGGCCAAGACCGGTGCCGGTATCGACGAGTTGCTCGAGAACGTGTTGCTGCAAGCCGAAATTCTGGAACTGACCGCACCGGTCGAAGCCCCGGCCAAGGGTCTGGTCATCGAAGCGCGTCTGGACAAGGGCCGTGGCCCGGTTGCCACTATCCTGGTGCAAAGCGGCACGCTCAAGCGTGGCGATGTCGTGTTGGCTGGCGCGAGCTTCGGCCGCGTGCGTGCCATGCTCGACGAGAACGGCAAGCCGATTCAGGCTGCTGGCCCGTCCATTCCGGTCGAGATTCAAGGCCTGACGGAAGTGCCTGCTGCCGGTGACGAACTGATCTCGCTGAGCGATGAGCGCAAGGCGCGTGAAATCGCCCTGTTCCGGCAAGGCAAGTTCCGCGACGTCAAGCTGGCTCGTCAGCAAGCTGCCAAGCTGGAATCCATGTTCGACAACATGGGTGAAGGCAAGCAGACGCTGCCGCTCATCGTCAAGACCGATGTCCAAGGTTCGCAGGAAGCTCTGGTCAATGCCTTGACCAAGCTGTCGACGGACGAAGTCCGCGTGCAGGTGGTACACGCCGCCGTGGGCGGCATCTCCGAAAGCGACGTCAACCTGGCGATCGCCTCGAATGCCGTGGTCATTGGCTTTAACGTCCGTGCCGACCAGAGCGCCAAGAAGCTCGCCGAGAACAACGGCATCGATCTGCGCTACTACAACATCATCTATGACGCCGTAGATGAAGTGAAGGCAGCTATGTCGGGCATGTTGGCGCCCGAGAAGAAAGAAGAGATCATCGGCCAGGTCGAAGTGCGCGAGGTCTATACGATTTCCCGCATCGGCACGGTTGCCGGTTGCATGGTGCTCGATGGCCTGGTGCGCCGCGACTCGCAGGTTCGCCTGCTGCGCAACAACGTGGTGGTGTGGACGGGTCAGCTCGACTCGCTGCGCCGCTTCAAGGACGACGTCAAGGAAGTCAAATCCGGCTTCGATTGCGGCCTGACCTTGCGCGGCAGCAACGACCTGCAAATCGGCGACCAACTGGAAGTCTTTGAAATCAAGGAAATTGCGCGTACCCTGTAA
- the rbfA gene encoding ribosome-binding factor A, which yields MSRHKSKSIPGRNLRLAEQIQKDLAGIIQREIDMTRAGLITISGVELSADYAHAKVFFTVLGAEPETAAALLNEKAGWLHSQLYKLLQIHTVPTLRFFHDPQLERGIEMSMLIDRANRGPQSGVPDEPEDQS from the coding sequence ATGAGCCGACACAAGTCCAAATCCATCCCCGGTCGTAATCTGCGACTGGCCGAACAGATCCAGAAGGATCTGGCCGGGATCATTCAGCGCGAGATCGATATGACTCGCGCGGGGCTGATTACGATCTCCGGGGTGGAACTGTCGGCCGATTACGCGCATGCCAAGGTGTTTTTCACGGTCCTGGGCGCTGAGCCCGAGACCGCTGCCGCCTTGCTGAACGAAAAGGCCGGCTGGCTGCATTCGCAGCTCTACAAACTTCTGCAGATCCACACGGTGCCGACGCTGCGTTTCTTTCATGATCCGCAACTCGAGCGCGGCATCGAAATGTCGATGCTGATCGACCGCGCCAACCGCGGTCCGCAATCGGGCGTCCCCGACGAGCCTGAAGACCAGTCCTGA
- the typA gene encoding GTP-binding protein TypA/BipA: MTRALRNVAIIAHVDHGKTTLVDQLLRQSGTFRENQAVAERVMDSNDLEKERGITILAKNCAVEYEGTHINIVDTPGHADFGGEVERVLSMVDGVLLLVDAVEGPMPQTIFVTRKALALGLKPIVVVNKIDRPGARPDFVINATFELFDKLGATEEQLDFPVIYASGLSGYAGLTEDVRSGDMRPLFEAVLKHVPQREDDPNGPLQMQIISLDYNSYVGKIGVGRVNRGRMRPGMDVAFRFGPEGQVQRGRINQVLKFSGLEREVVEEAEAGDIVLINGIEDLNIGTTVTDTSTPEALPVLRIDEPTLTMNFMVNTSPLAGREGKFVTSRQLRDRLDRELKSNVALRVRDTGDDTVFEVSGRGELHLTILLETMRREGYELAVSRPRVVFKEVNGVKCEPYEALTADVEDGHQGGVMEELGRRRGDLQDMQPDGRGRTRLEYIIPARGLIGFQNEFLTLTRGTGLMSHTFHEYAPVREGSIGERRNGVLISQDNGDAVAYALWKLQDRGRMFVSPGEPLYEGMIIGIHSRDNDLVVNPIKGKQLTNVRASGTDEAVRLVPPIQLTLEYAVEFIDDDELVEITPKFIRLRKRYLQEHERRRASRDNA; the protein is encoded by the coding sequence ATGACCCGCGCATTGCGCAACGTCGCCATCATCGCCCACGTGGACCACGGCAAGACGACCCTGGTCGACCAATTGCTGCGCCAATCCGGCACTTTCCGCGAAAACCAGGCGGTTGCTGAACGGGTCATGGACTCGAACGACCTGGAAAAAGAACGCGGCATTACGATTCTGGCCAAGAACTGTGCCGTTGAATACGAAGGCACCCACATCAACATCGTCGATACCCCGGGGCACGCTGACTTCGGCGGCGAGGTCGAGCGCGTACTGTCCATGGTCGACGGCGTACTGTTGCTGGTCGATGCTGTTGAAGGCCCGATGCCGCAGACCATTTTCGTGACCCGCAAGGCACTGGCTCTGGGCCTCAAGCCCATCGTCGTGGTCAACAAGATCGACCGTCCCGGCGCGCGTCCGGACTTCGTCATCAACGCTACCTTCGAATTGTTCGATAAGCTCGGCGCTACAGAAGAGCAGCTCGATTTCCCGGTGATTTACGCTTCCGGGCTCTCCGGTTATGCCGGCCTGACCGAGGACGTACGCAGCGGCGATATGCGTCCGCTGTTTGAGGCGGTATTGAAGCACGTGCCGCAACGTGAAGATGATCCCAACGGCCCGTTGCAGATGCAGATCATCTCGCTGGATTACAACAGCTATGTCGGCAAGATCGGCGTGGGCCGCGTCAACCGTGGCCGTATGCGTCCCGGCATGGATGTGGCGTTCCGGTTCGGTCCCGAAGGCCAGGTGCAGCGCGGCCGTATCAATCAGGTGCTGAAGTTCAGCGGTCTGGAGCGCGAAGTCGTCGAGGAAGCGGAAGCCGGCGACATCGTGCTGATCAACGGGATCGAAGATCTGAACATCGGCACGACGGTAACCGATACCTCCACCCCAGAGGCTCTGCCGGTATTGCGTATCGACGAGCCTACGCTGACCATGAATTTCATGGTCAACACCTCGCCGTTGGCCGGCCGTGAAGGCAAGTTCGTCACCAGCCGCCAACTGCGCGACCGTCTCGATCGCGAACTGAAATCCAATGTGGCCTTGCGTGTGCGCGACACGGGTGATGATACGGTTTTCGAGGTCTCCGGCCGCGGTGAACTGCATCTGACCATTCTGCTGGAAACCATGCGCCGCGAAGGCTACGAGTTGGCGGTGTCGCGTCCTCGCGTGGTGTTCAAAGAGGTCAACGGTGTCAAGTGCGAACCCTATGAAGCCTTGACGGCGGACGTCGAGGACGGGCACCAGGGTGGTGTCATGGAAGAGCTGGGCCGTCGTCGCGGTGACCTGCAGGATATGCAACCCGATGGTCGCGGTCGCACGCGTTTGGAATACATCATTCCGGCGCGCGGCCTGATCGGTTTTCAGAACGAGTTTCTGACGCTGACCCGTGGCACCGGTTTGATGAGCCATACGTTCCACGAATACGCGCCGGTGCGCGAAGGGTCGATCGGCGAGCGCCGCAACGGCGTGCTCATCAGCCAGGACAATGGTGACGCTGTCGCCTACGCCCTCTGGAAGCTGCAGGATCGCGGCCGGATGTTCGTCAGCCCCGGCGAGCCGCTTTATGAAGGCATGATCATCGGCATCCATAGCCGTGACAATGACCTGGTCGTCAACCCGATCAAGGGTAAGCAGTTGACCAACGTGCGTGCCTCCGGCACGGACGAGGCGGTGCGTCTGGTGCCGCCTATCCAGCTCACGCTGGAATACGCGGTGGAGTTCATCGATGATGATGAGCTGGTCGAAATCACACCCAAGTTCATTCGCCTGCGCAAGCGTTACCTGCAAGAGCACGAGCGTCGCCGTGCTTCGCGCGACAACGCCTAA
- a CDS encoding putative gamma-glutamyltransferase, protein MPAVLQLTSFLMDYGMSLEEAFHHPRIDASTDTLIIDPALGELTVAALGGRFPHALARRGVYPFAFACPSGVLRDTQGNEGCTEIMAPWGDAALAENHGRRP, encoded by the coding sequence TTGCCGGCCGTCCTTCAACTGACGTCCTTCCTGATGGATTACGGCATGTCGCTGGAAGAGGCCTTTCATCATCCACGCATCGATGCCAGCACGGACACGCTTATCATCGACCCCGCATTGGGGGAGCTGACCGTGGCCGCGCTGGGCGGGCGCTTCCCGCACGCGTTGGCGCGCCGTGGCGTCTACCCGTTTGCCTTCGCCTGCCCAAGCGGTGTCCTGCGCGACACGCAAGGCAATGAGGGTTGCACCGAAATCATGGCGCCCTGGGGCGATGCCGCGTTGGCAGAGAACCACGGCCGCCGCCCCTGA